A genome region from Ptiloglossa arizonensis isolate GNS036 chromosome 4, iyPtiAriz1_principal, whole genome shotgun sequence includes the following:
- the LOC143145988 gene encoding pancreatic triacylglycerol lipase-like, with protein MSVASRIESNMKTHILISFLLVCSASGASVANSTENRRNGSNVTIEDTALLNRNYGTLIRNQKIGGLNRKDVNEMLFQTKGETKQDLPNLVFFYLYTRSNPTNPDRLILNANALRRSNFNPGRPTVIGTHGWRSSANAEACTLIRDAYLQRGDYNVILVDWSNISKKEYFWAAGRVVMVAQYVSSLINLLAQQGMKASQLTVVGHSLGAHVAGLASYYANIKANYVVGLDPALPNFLHQNENGRISVKDGRYVEIIHTNADVLGFPEAIGDADFYPNGGSFQPGCPLDDPISCSHGRSYRYFAESINSQRGFWALSCNNYESYKGNECNSRPAALMGGAVPNYNVRGKYYLRTASSPPFAKGR; from the exons ATGAGTGTTGCAAGCAGAATCGAATCAAACATGAAAACACACATCTTGATTAGTTTCCTGCTCGTTTGCAGTGCCAGTG GTGCTTCGGTAGCCAATTCtaccgaaaatcgaagaaatggcAGCAATGTCACGATCGAAGATACAGCGCTTTTGAATAGAAACTACGGCACATTAATAAGGAATCAGAAGATCGGTGGCCTAAATCGAAAGGACGTGAACGAGATGTTGTTTCAAACTAAGGGTGAAACGAAGCAGGACTTGCCGAATCTTGTCTTCTTCTACCTGTACACAAGATCTAATCCAACCAATCCTGACAGGTTGATACTCAATGCTAATGCTTTGAGGAGAAGTAATTTCAATCCGGGAAGGCCAACGGTAATCGGTACACACGGATGGAGATCCTCTGCGAACGCCGAAGCTTGCACCTTGATTCGTGATG CATACCTTCAGCGTGGCGACTATAATGTCATCTTAGTGGATTGGAGCAACATATCGAAGAAGGAATATTTCTGGGCCGCTGGCCGAGtcgtgatggttgctcaatatgTCTCCTCTTTGATCAATTTACTCGCACAACAAGGAATGAAAGCATCTCAGTTAACTGTAGTTGGACACTCTCTTGGTGCTCACGTTGCCGGATTGGCGTCATATTATGCGAATATCAAAGCGAATTACGTCGTTG GTTTGGATCCAGCTCTTCCAAACTTCCTTCACCAAAATGAAAACGGCAGGATTTCTGTCAAGGACGGCCGATACGTGGAGATTATTCACACGAATGCAGATGTACTTGGTTTCCCCGAAGCGATAGGTGACGCTGATTTTTACCCGAACGGTGGTTCTTTCCAACCGGGTTGCCCACTTGATGACCCTATCTCGTGTTCGCACGGTCGCTCGTATCGTTACTTCGCGGAATCTATTAACAGTCAGAGAGGTTTTTGGGCGTTAAGCTGCAATAACTACGAGAGTTATAAAGGGAACGAATGCAATTCGAGACCCGCTGCACTTATGGGGGGTGCAGTACCAAACTACAACGTCAGGGGTAAGTATTACTTGAGAACAGCCTCAAGCCCTCCGTTCGCAAAAGGTCGTTAA
- the LOC143145980 gene encoding phospholipase A1-like, whose translation MCATSRVKSNTKMYVLVSFLFICGANGYVYRTPDVVENAVDRMNDAAAGAENFDGKLFVFDDNDNPVQINLELDFPETEDQTRRDIQNRVNFYLYTRSNPKKPDTLYVNDVAKLKKSHFKPERPTKFITHGWINSHKSKACYLIRDAFLQHGDYNVIVVNWSKISQKPYLWASRRVLMVGQYVSSMINFLAQQGMDVSQVSLVGHSLGAHIVGLAARNAKGNVKFVVGLDPALPNFLQSGPGSRISRDDAQHVEIIHTNAGLLGFSNSIGQIDFYPNGGTFQVGCTIDLIGACSHLRAVRLYAESINSDKGFWGVRCKSYSDYLRGDCESQPTVLMGGVEPKTQAKGEYYLQTGKKAPFAQGR comes from the exons ATGTGTGCCACCAGCAGAGTCAAGTCAAACACGAAGATGTACGTCCTGGTTAGTTTCCTGTTCATTTGCGGTGCCAATG GTTATGTATATAGAACACCTGACGTTGTCGAAAATGCCGTGGATCGTATGAATGATGCAGCTGCTGGAGCTGAAAATTTCGACGGAAAACTATTCGTgttcgacgacaacgacaacccTGTTCAAATAAATCTGGAATTAGATTTCCCTGAAACTGAGGACCAGACTAGGAGAGACATACAGAACCGTGTCAATTTCTACCTGTACACAAGATCCAACCCAAAAAAAcctgataccttgtacgtcaaTGACGTCGCTAAGTTGAAGAAGAGTCATTTCAAACCGGAAAGACCAACGAAATTCATCACACATGGATGGATAAACTCTCACAAGAGCAAAGCTTGTTACTTGATTCGCGATG CATTCCTTCAACACGGCGACTACAACGTCATCGTGGTGAACTGGAGCAAAATATCGCAGAAACCTTACCTTTGGGCCAGTAGGCGTGTCCTGATGGTGGGTCAATATGTCTCCTCTATGATCAATTTCCTCGCACAACAAGGAATGGATGTATCTCAAGTGAGCCTAGTTGGTCACTCTCTTGGTGCTCATATTGTCGGACTGGCAGCACGTAATGCTAAGGGCAATGTGAAATTCGTTGTCG GTTTGGATCCAGCTCTTCCAAACTTCCTTCAGAGTGGTCCAGGCTCTAGGATTTCCAGGGATGACGCGCAACACGTGGAGATTATCCACACGAACGCAGGTTTACTTGGTTTCAGCAATTCGATCGGTCAAATTGACTTTTACCCGAATGGTGGCACCTTCCAAGTGGGTTGCACAATTGATTTAATTGGCGCGTGCTCGCATTTACGCGCGGTTCGATTATACGCGGAATCCATTAATAGCGATAAAGGCTTCTGGGGTGTGCGTTGTAAAAGCTACTCGGATTACCTAAGAGGTGACTGTGAATCGCAGCCCACTGTTCTTATGGGAGGCGTCGAGCCGAAGACCCAGGCCAAAGGCGAATACTACTTACAAACGGGCAAGAAAGCTCCATTTGCACAAGGACGTTAA